TCCATCTGCACCTTGTAAACCGGAGTCGGTCCATTGATCGGCGGCAGATGAGGCGTGGGACACGACGGATCGTAAGGAGCGGGATTGGGATTCGGATTCGGCCGTGGTGGAGGATTGGTCGGATTGCGGGACGGCTTCTGCGCGAAGCCACCTTCCGGGTTCTCATCGAACGGGCTGAAGCCGCCACTCGGCTTGGCGGGTGCCTGGGTGGTCGTCGGCATGTTGAACTTCGGAGGGACCGACACGTTCGAACCGCCGCTCGGCTTCCCGTCCGCTTCATCAAATGGATTCTTTCCATTCGAAGGAGCGGGCACCTGGGCCGTCGGAAAGCCACCCTGCTTGGGGGATCCGGCGAAAGGATCCTTCGGGGGCGGATCCTGTTTCTCGGCATGCTTCACCGGAACGAGATTCGATCCTTCATTGAACGGGTTGAACGTCGCGGGCGGCTGTGGCTTTCGTGGATCGCCGGCTTCGTCGAACGGGTTCGTCTGAGCGGTTTGAACGGGAGCCTGCGGCGTCGTCTGAGACGGAGGAGCCGTCGGCATCGGGAAGTTGTCCATGTTGTCTTTGAACGGATTGCTGGTCACCTGCGGCTTGGGCTGCTGCGGTGGCTGCGGCGGTTCGGCCTGAGACGGAGGAGCCTGTTGCGGGAAGGCCCCTTTGGGGTTCTCATCGAACGGGCTCTTGGGAGCTTCGGTCACGCGAGTTTGCGAAGCCGGGAAGGCCTGCACGGTCTTCGTTTCGATTTCATCGAACGGATTGGCCTGCGGGAACGGGCTCTTTGACGGCGCCTGGCCATTCGGCTGCTGTGTCATCGACTGCGGCGGCGAGAACAGATCCGATGGAGTCTGCGAACTTCCGCCCGGAGAACCTGGTGGAAACGGATTCTGCCGCGGAGGCGGAGACTGCTGCGGCGGACGGGGTGCCGCTCCCGGCTTGCCTTCATCGAACGGATTGAACGACGCCGGCGGATTTCCCGGACCGCCGTTGCCTCCCCGAGGCGACTCGTGCTGAGCGGTCTGCACCGGAGCAGCATCGAACGGATTCCGCTGATCGACATGACCATTATGGCGATGTCCGCCGTGATCGTGTCCATCTCCGCTGCGTTCTTTGATCTCTGCCAGCACGGCTGTCTGATGAGAGACTTTCTGCCAGACCAGGAAGCCAAAGGCAGATCCCAGTAACAGCAGAAGACACAGGGTGAACTTTGTTTCCTTGGGCATAGGAACACTCCACGCTGACGCGTATACGATCAGGATCGCTGAGTAATAGTGGGGATCGGGTCGGCAGGATCGCCGTGGGATCGGATTGTGAGTCGCAAAGGACTGGAGGTCGGAAACACAACCCGGATGAAACTTGAGTCGAATTTCCGATTTCGGCGAAATATGACAGAAGTTTCAGTCGGCGCGAATACCGATTCTCAGCTTCGCCGATCGGCTGCGGGGGTTCATCTTACATTCCAGCGAAGATGGCCCGATCGGTTTGCGGCTCGCACTGCTCCAGAGGTCCCGATTCTGAAAGGCGTTTTTCGTGAGCCGGTCTTCCAGCGAATGGAAACTGATGACGGCCAGCAGACCGCCCGTCTTCAAACAGGCGGGAGCGACTTCGGTCAGAAACCGTTGCACATGCTCAAGTTCCGCGTTCACAGCGATTCGCAGCGCCTGAAACGTTCGCGTCGCCGGATGCGAATTGCCGAGCCGATGCCCCTGCTTCTGGTAAACCTCTTCAATCAGCTCCCGCAGCTGATCGGCCGTGCGCAGACTGCCGCGACGAGCCCGCGACGACATCTCTTCGGCCAGTTGTCCAGCTAGCGGCTCTTCCCCGTATTCACTGAGGACCGTTGTAATTTCTGCAATGGATGCGTCGGCCAGCCAGTCCGCCACCGGTTGCCCGGTCGTTTTATCGAATCGCATGTCGAGCAGCCCCTCGGTGCGGAACCCGAAGCCCCGTTCTTCTGACTCCAGCTGATCGGACGACAGCCCCAGGTCGACCAGAATCCGATCGACCAGCGGCAGCCCTTCGTCCTGCAGGACCGCTTCCAGCTCGGAATGAGGCGCGTGGCGGAGCAGGACGTCGTCGCCAATCTGATAGCGAGCGGACGGAGCGTGCGGTTCACCCGTGAGCGTTTCCGCCGCCCGCGCGAGCATCTCCTGATCACGATCGAGCCCAAGCAGTGTCCCCTCCGGCCGGATCTTCTCGACAATCTTCTGACTATGCCCCGCTGCCCCGACCGTGCCATCGACAACGATCAGACCGGGAGCGAGCTCGAGAGCCTGCAGCGTCTCTCGCAGCATGACAGGACGATGTCGGGTCGGTTTCGGCATGGATGTTCCATCGGTTGGCCCAGACGCGTGCGTCTGGGTGACGAAATCACAAGAGGTCGCTGACAGATGTTGGTGCCCAAAACCTGCTGGGTGCGTCTTGACGCACCAGAATGTGCGTTCGATCGATCAACGGGTCGATCCTGCGGATCGACGGTGCGTCGAGACGAACTCTACGGTTTCTGCGAGAATTCCCAATTCACGGTCTCACTCGCCGGCGGCGAGCGGGGCGTTGCCAGAGTCTAGCAGACCGAGGTCCAGGAGTCCCTCGACCATTTTGCGGGCCAGCGGGCCGGCGGTTTCTCCGCCTCCGCCGCCGTATTCGATCATCACGACAAATGCATAGCGTGGCTGGTCGGCGGGGGCATAACCGGCGAACCAGGCATGCGGCGGGCGATTCAGGCCGGTCTGAGCGGACCCCGTTTTTCCGGCGATCGACACACGCGAGGTGTGAACCGTGCGGTGTCCAGTGCCATTGGCTCCGGAGACGGTCTGTTCCAGGCCGGCTCGTATCACGTCGAGGGTTTCGGGATCGATATTCAAGTTCCGGGCTTTCACAGCTGGGACGATATCCTCAGAAACACCATCGGCTTCCGGCTCGCCCACGGCGATTCGACTAACAACCCGCGGGACGATCAGGTCTCCTCCATTCGCGACCGCAGCCGTCATCGCGAGCATTTGCAGTGGAGTCACGGTGAGATAACTCTGCCCGATCGCCAGGCCGAGTGTGTCGCCGGCGTACCACTCATATTTGCCGTCTGGCCCATTGTCTTTCGGCGTGGGGACGTGCCCCGACTGTTCAAACGGCAGATCAATTCCTGTCGGGCGACCGAAGCCGAGCCGATGGCTCCACGATTCCAGTTTCGCCGGGCCAAGACGACGGGCGGCATCAAAGAAGTAGACGTTGCAGGACGAAGAAAGAGCTTCGATCAGACCAATTTCGCCATGTCCGACCCCAGCCGACTGAAAGATCGCACAGCGATGGCTCTTCGGCGTATCGAGGAATCCACGGCAGTTGAAGAGCGTACGCGGAATGCCTTCCGATTCGCAGAGGGCAATGGCTGCGACCGGTTTGTAGGTGGAACCGGGAGCCAGCAGCACCTGCGTGATGCGGGACAGCA
The sequence above is drawn from the Rubinisphaera margarita genome and encodes:
- a CDS encoding LysM peptidoglycan-binding domain-containing protein, which gives rise to MPKETKFTLCLLLLLGSAFGFLVWQKVSHQTAVLAEIKERSGDGHDHGGHRHNGHVDQRNPFDAAPVQTAQHESPRGGNGGPGNPPASFNPFDEGKPGAAPRPPQQSPPPRQNPFPPGSPGGSSQTPSDLFSPPQSMTQQPNGQAPSKSPFPQANPFDEIETKTVQAFPASQTRVTEAPKSPFDENPKGAFPQQAPPSQAEPPQPPQQPKPQVTSNPFKDNMDNFPMPTAPPSQTTPQAPVQTAQTNPFDEAGDPRKPQPPATFNPFNEGSNLVPVKHAEKQDPPPKDPFAGSPKQGGFPTAQVPAPSNGKNPFDEADGKPSGGSNVSVPPKFNMPTTTQAPAKPSGGFSPFDENPEGGFAQKPSRNPTNPPPRPNPNPNPAPYDPSCPTPHLPPINGPTPVYKVQMDETYWSISEKHYGSIRYFQALAEFNRHRVGDPKKLRPGMIIYIPEATELERLYTKLIPGSQKKRDEENGIRDGLFYTQSGVPMYRVGEEDTLSDIAQKHLGRSTRWVEIYNLNREAIKTADRVKVGTVLRMPSDASTVSVAPEPPVIR
- the rsmH gene encoding 16S rRNA (cytosine(1402)-N(4))-methyltransferase RsmH; translated protein: MPKPTRHRPVMLRETLQALELAPGLIVVDGTVGAAGHSQKIVEKIRPEGTLLGLDRDQEMLARAAETLTGEPHAPSARYQIGDDVLLRHAPHSELEAVLQDEGLPLVDRILVDLGLSSDQLESEERGFGFRTEGLLDMRFDKTTGQPVADWLADASIAEITTVLSEYGEEPLAGQLAEEMSSRARRGSLRTADQLRELIEEVYQKQGHRLGNSHPATRTFQALRIAVNAELEHVQRFLTEVAPACLKTGGLLAVISFHSLEDRLTKNAFQNRDLWSSASRKPIGPSSLECKMNPRSRSAKLRIGIRAD